The window ctaattatactaatattattaatgataatactaatactaataataataataataataataataataataataataataataatatatcaatttatatgtatcaactttcatatttatgtattatctattggtattaataatatatctaacataaaaatatttttattattaatggtactaataatattattagttataataacattaattttactgataataataatgaaagtaatgataataatattaatatagcatttacacttaaaattataattaactttaatatgttacaatttatcaatgatatcatttttactaataatataatatattgaatctttagtatttatttatcatttatatttaatatttcttatgtatagaatttttacatatatatatatatatatatatatatatatatatatatatatatatatatatatatatatatatatatatatatatatatatatatatatatatatatattcatatgtatatatatttacatatttatttacacacaattgttcgtgaatcgtcgggaatagtcaaagattatctgaaaccatgtaaacagttctaaagttttgagactcaatattacagactttgcttatcgtgccagaatcttataaaaataaagtttaaatttagtcggaaattctcgaGTTGTCACATTGATCCCCTGAATCTCAATTTAAAATttagtttcatttgaatattcttcTTATCCGAATAATAGTTAACTTCTACTAACATTCGGAGTTATGTTAGTATTATAAGATCCGATCAAAACTATACAAGTCACTACTTAAGATCCGATCAAAACTCTAGGGGTTTATTTATAACTCACGTTGTATCTATTCTTATTTCGGACAACCGAAGACTTTGAAATGGAAGACTTTAAGAAGATTCTTCGATGATTACAAGAATATAAACGAAGAAAAAGATGCTTGGTTATGGATGAAAATTGCGTGTGAAGTCAGATATGATTTAGTCAACCTTCTTAACAAAGGGACGCCCACAAGCATGGGTTATGGATCACAATTTCAAAGTATATAACTTTATTTGAATGCAAGGGGACGGCAACAAAATGttcttcaaacaatcaaacatttaTTAGATTATTAATACGGAGTATAATATTTACCAAAAAAACCTTAATCACCTCAAATAGTCAATTAGAAAAAGATCAAACTACTTCAAAATTATTTgtattttttaagtcgacttgacTTACTTTTAGAGCTTAAATTAAATTTCAGTCAGTATTTAaaatccatgaaaatttgattctaccattttcatggcatctattattattattattattattattattattattattattattattattattattattattattattattattattattattatagtttatttatttaaaaaaaaaactttttcctacttaaaggccggaggtcctctcggaagcaatctctttatccgtcgaataaatagagggatgactttctctactcatgAGAGTGttacactctgggtggagaaatgacttgtctttattctaggataggggaaggattgtctacatatcacctcccccatatatgactcatgtggtattgggttttgttgttgttgttgctttgAAGTTTTAAAATGATTCACGGTTTATATTATGTTCTTCACTttaatggtataaatagttttagttATACTTATAAGGTTTTATCATGTTCAGAGATAGGTCGAGTATTCCAAATTCATACTCTATTGTACGCGTTACACTCAGATACTCTGTAGTCGCTTCTAACCTTTCTTTGGCCACCAAAAGATTCAAACTTAAGCCTTCTTATAAGGATGTTAGCGCGCCAACCGTTCATATTAACAGTAATTACCTTAAATTGCAATAATTTAATTTCAAAAATAGACATATATTCATGCTTATTAAACTAAGACTTCATCTAAACCATATTCATTTAACTGAGTGCTGAGTGCGGTTGCATGACTTCCTATCTTGATGTCAAGGACTCCGTTAACATGCGCCACCACTTAACATAGTTAGAGAGTAATGTGTTAAGTATTCCGTCAGTTGCTACTGCAATGGAGCCTTGGCTACCATTTGCTTGATTAATTACACATTTTATATTTTATGGGTATATTTATGAGTATTATTTAGTTAAAGAAAGGGAGAGTTTCGTTCAATTAATGTTAAAGTTTTTTGTGCTTATGTGGCGCTGATGCGGAGGAGCGAAGTTCTGTTAAGGGATGTTAAGATAGGCAGTGACCTTACCGCTCTTTCCTGAGTATCCAAGAAGTCTCGAGTTCGAGCCTCAAGTAGGGATTTCACAATGTAATTTGGTTTGCAACTGGTTATGTAGCCGTGTGAGGTTTTCTGGCAAATGGTGAGTTCTGCCTATATCTAGCAAGGTTTTCTCGAGGTTTTTCTTAGACTCAACATTCTGAGTTTTACTCTTAACGAGTGTAGAAAGTAAGCATGATCTGTGACTTTCTAAATATGATCAGGTGAATAAGTTATGacctaattatatattattatattattatattatattatattatattatattatattattatatattatattatattatattatattatattatattatactaaaagaGGTGGGGTTTGGTGTCGCGCCCCCCAAAAAAAATTGTCGTTCAACCCCATGCATTCACATTGCAAATTTTCAATTATAACCCTTTAACTATGTTCAATCATTAAATCGGGTGGGAATAAAACTGTCACCACGATTAATAACCGGCCTTACCTTCATGTTCGCCAGGCGTTAGCGTCCATCGACACCAccattaaactcaaaataattttacgaacaaaatgaAACTAGCTGCGTTGAAAACGGACACGTTTTTAAAAAACCTAAACACAACGACATACAAAACGGGGCTTACAACATGATTCGTTTTTCCGTTTATAAACATATAATGCTACGCTAAATATAAATATTCAAGTCGAAAAACTCCGCCGCAGCGCGCGGCCCGGTCCGGTACTAATTCAATTTAAGGGGGAAAAAAAATCTTCTATCATATAGTAGAAAATTGGGGTGCGTTTGGTGACAAATGCTCCAATTGGAGAGTGGGGGGAAACTGTTAGCTCCTTTATCGCCAATAAAAGAATGACACGTggccaaccccaacaacaaccacGCTCAATCCTAGAGCCTTGCAGTTTCTTTCTGTATCACTCATACCAAATCAAATGGTGTCCTAAAAAGCCCCAAAACAAGAACAATCATTATTAGAATTCTAAAGGGGCAGAAAAATGTCACTTTTTACTCCATCAATGGCTTCCCAGAAGCCTCTTGCATTTGTTTCTAAGACTTCTGGCTATAAGAAGGTTAGTCTTTGTTATTCATGTTTATATCTTTAGTTTCCAAAGTTGTGAGTCCTAGTTTTGATTGTGTTTCATGAATATAAGATTGTGAAAATTACTACTTACCAAAGATGTTTTTGATAATTGTACCTATAGATTATAATGGCAAATaagattcgaaattgaattaataaGATAACCTTTAACAATTCAGGTAACCTATGCACTTGAGGTACAAGCTAGAAAAATAGTATCATAAAATACAACTTAGGATAATATAGAAAAATGTTAGATAAATGGCAATTAAGATTAGAAATTGAACTAATAATATAATCTTTTAATTCAGGTAACCTATGCAGTTTAGGTATAAGTTGATAAAATTGTATCACAAACTACAACTTGAGATAATAGAAAAAATTGTTGGATATTAGGAAATGCATCAAGAATGTtaaataagattacaaaaattaacttttTTCCACATGTGCTATGAAACAGGCTGCAACAATGAAGGGTAGATCAACAACTACATCAAACATCAAACTGCTAACAAACGTCGAAAAACTGAAACTTTTGACAAAAGCCGAAAAAGCCGGTTTGTTATCTGCAGCAGAAAAGGCCGGTTTTTCACTATCATCGATAGAAAAACTCGGGTTACTTTCAAAGGCCGAAGAGCTCGGGGTCCTTTCAGCTGCAACTGACCCATCAACACCATCGGCTCTATTGACCTTAAGCTTAGGTTTACTGGCTTTGGGTCCGTTTTTGGTGTTTTTGGTACCTGAAGAGTACCCATGGGAAATTGGACTACAGGTGGTGGTTGCTCTTGTTAGTGTTGTTGGTGGTTCTGCTGCTTTTGCAGCCTCAAATTTTGTTTCTAATTTGCAAAAGTCAAGTTAAAGTATATTTATTTCATGTTGTACAAGTTTAAATTCTTGAAATTTGCAACTTGTTAGGCTAAGAACTTGCTAAAAATTGTCTACTTTTTGCAATTTTTTGTAGAAAGGTGTCATAAAGATCCAAAACTAACACCAATCATCCATGAAACATCGCGTTTTTGTGCGAAGAATATACAAAAACAACTAACGGAGACTAAAAAACGGCTAGTATGAGTTCATGGTCAAAATTTATGCGGATTCAGTATCTTTATTTGGTTGAAGAGTGTGTTTTGCCACCACCGTTTTTATCAACTCGTTGATAGACCCCTGAATTACGACCCGTGGGGCCCTTTGAACGGTTGGGAAACTCGCCCTGGTATCTAAACTCGTTTCTGCCAAAGCTTCGACCACCAAAGTAACCACCTCGACCCCTGAAACCACCACCCCTTCCGGAGGGAAACCGCCCTCTTCCACCACCACCGCCGCCAACTGCAAAAGATGGCGCCGTTAGAGCACTAATGAATTAGATATTTTGAAAAACAACGTGCTAGATTTGGTAGTTACGATACCTCGTGTTGTAGTTCTCTTTTCTTCAACAACAACCTGTCTATTGCCAATTGCGATCAAAGGTGCCTGGAAATGATTCTAAATCTTGAGCACAAACAGATCAATAGCGTACGTATCCATGTTGTATTATTATGATTTTGCTAATGACAAGCTTTACGACTGTCATTAATGCGCTTAAAACAGTTGTACATAGCGGTTAATTATTAATTTAGTGGTGGTTGTTACATGAATGTACAAGTGTTTATAATGCATTAACGACAGCCCTAAGGGTTGTAGTTAgcaaaatcatcattattatttattattagtagtattagtattaagtattattctaGTCGTACCTTTATAGCGTTTTGCATGGAATCCAACGACTCAAATTCCACAAAACCAAAACAAAACCCCTGATGCTGCAAATAAGAAAAGACGAATTACAAAGAGATATACCGATTCAAAACCATAAAAAATGCATACGTGATCAACACATCAAATTTTACGTAACAAACCTTATTACTTCTAACTTGGATTCCATTGCTTTTGATACGCCCAAACTTTTTAAATTCCTCCTCAAGTTGTACAACCGTTGCATTCATAGGCAAATTCCGTACATATATGGAGTGACCTTCAACTAAATCTCAGTAGATTAACGTTAGTAAACATATCAGAATCTCATAAGCTAATAAAAATTAAATAGTTGTTAATTTAAATCTTTCAGTTATCAAAATTGTTTAACTAACAAAAAGCTAGTGAGCATAAATATAATAAGTTTGTTACCATCATCATAAACGTTGATGCTTTCGGGACCATTATCAGCGACAGGAACCGATGTGTCTGGTTCGGGAGAAGGCTTTGCAGGCCTAGATTTGTGTTGATCAGTGTTAGCAGGGGCCCACCTTAAATTGTTTGTCTGAACATGACTCGAACCAGATGAACCGGTAACCTTGGCTACTCTTACCTATAACATTCAATTGTTTTTAATAAACTATGagaaaaagtataacaagaatagcACAAATAGAATAAGTAAAATTTGCATAATAAACCTACAATTGATGCATATGATTTCTTCTCCTCTTGGGTTGCAGTGGAATTCGGTGGACTAGTTTCAATCGGGTTTATCGGAACAGAAACGGGTTCATCCACAACTTCTTCCTTAAGATTTGATCCTGACCCTTCATTATTTTCAGGGTTAAAAACTTGTGGCTCGTTATTGAGATCATCAGCGGATGATTTCGTCGAAGAATCATATGTGGGATTATCCGAAGCATTATTCGCATCTGAAAGCATAACAAAAGATGTCAGCATGTTTAACATTATTTAATTGATTTTTGGTTCAATTTGAACTATAATTGTCTCTAACAGGCCCAAAaggtataaatttttttttttaaaaaaaagaaaaaaagagctTCAAAGAAAAAGGGTCAAAACTGCCTAAACTGTATTTCTAAACGCCTACAAAAAGTAGATTATTATTGAAATCTGAAATGATATTAATCTTTTGTAATCACATTTAACAcaccattttatttattaaaaaaaaacttaaaacgtTGAAACAAAAATTGTGTTGGGTCAACCTGGACCAGTTCATCACCCCCGTACTAGAATGTTATCCCTTTAATCTAACTGGTTCACATCTGCTATTATTAAACCCACCCAATTTGCCAATTTTAGGTGTTAGTAATATGACTGAAGTAATTGGAACAAACCCGCATTTGGCACTGCCAGCTCAGCTGATGCACTCTCAACAATACTTCCGACAGACACCGAAGTAGTCTCCGAAGGTGAACTTTGTTCAACAAACCGAAAAACGTCATTTTGAACAAAATATCCTATTTCTTGTGGAGCAAGAAAGAACGTTTGTGCAAATTTCTTTTTAACATTATCTTTCCCAGTTAAACATCCGGTCACTAAAACAATAACCCCTGCCTGGTGTGAATCTTGTGCATCTGCAGTATTAATCTCTGCTTTATAGTTGTTGTAATCAAGCGACTGAATCTTCTCATCGATTGCCTAATTTTAGTGAACAAAAGCTTCGATAAGTATGTTACAAATATATATGTCTTCGCAAATTGTAATTAAGGAACTAACTTGCATGGTTGTGACAGAACTCATAAGTCCATTTGGATTGGGTCGGCTTAAGATGCTCGAATCCTGATAAAATTTGTGAACTAATTCAGGAGATTGATGAAGAATGTGGTAGTACTGCTCAACGAACGCATGGCCAATAACTTGAGCACTCGGTACAACAACAGCAGGACTTTTTGCCTGCATTGCCATCTGTACAGTACAACACATTTGGCATTGCAGTTACATTATAAATGTAATACTTTTAACATTTAAAACACGTTCAAATTTTAATGCATTGCCAACAATTTGAGCATTCAAAAGTGTTTTTAAAAAAATGGTAAATGCTAATCCAACATATCATATACGGGCTTTAATGATTATGAGATTTAAAAATCTATCTATCTATTACCTATCATAATACCAAGACAATTCAAATGTGGCAAACAAAATTCGGTATTAACTAATACGCAATTGACCACGTATTAGATTATAAACATGAAATTATAGCGATCTAGCGTAAGTATTAGTAAAAAGATTAGAAAACATACAATTAGGTAatctttgttttttaagatgttttagtCTGAAGATTTGTGGACCATGTTTGTAAAGAAGATGTTGCCTAAAGGTCTGTATGTTGAATACTGAAGGCTGTTTATTTTTATGTCTACAAAATAACTTAATTCTGTCTGCAGCACTTTGAAGCATATTTCTAAGTCTTTGAGTTTCAAGACAGTtgaagacattattttatcttatgtcttctgAAAAACAAACAGTCTGCAGTAAAAACGTCTGATGACgcacagacataagacataatatgATATGATCTGCAGactgaaaaacaaacaacaccttagaGTGTGTACGCCCAAAACTTGATTTACCATTCACAACATTAATAAAACACTCCAAATTTTCAAAATTTTAATCACTTATGCCTTTAGCTTTTTTGTTAGTTAACTAACTTACAGACGATCCTGTAAAATTAACGCGTATTCAATCATTAAGATCGCACATACAATCGCGCTCGCACATCTCCTAATAGATTTACCTCATAACCACAAAAAAGTAAATCCAAAAATGTACCAAATTTTTTTTTCTAACCCTAACATTTAAAAAACGTCATAAAGGAACACATAAACCCTAAAAAGTAAGCTCAGGTATACATCATACAATATACTACATAATTACCACACAAGCATACATATAAGCAACAGAAAACAAACAATTAACACCAGTTGATAGTTGATACATGAACAATGACAATGGAAATAGGTATAAAAATTAACAAGTGACAAACAAATATTTTAAATGCGGAATTAAGGTAACTAAAACTAAAATTGATGATTCAATTCAAACTATTCACAGTAAAACCATGTATATAcaataaaatatttttaatttattatattgagATATTGAGATGGGATGCAGATCGTAATGGTACCTGATTTCGGGTCGGGTTTTGTAGATACAAAGCAGAGGAAGAGCAAGAAAATAAATGGCAGAGCAAAGATTCTAAATTTAAGattgtgttttgtgtttgtttttAATTGAAAACGAGATCAAATCATACTGAAAAGGAGGTTTTTGTTGTTGGAGCTTGGAACGAGTAAGTTTCACCTTACCCCCCTGTACTTTTACTATTATCAAGTTTAGAgcaaatatatttaaaagaaagatccACCAAATGTTATAAAACACACTTTAATTTTTTGTTGTACAA of the Rutidosis leptorrhynchoides isolate AG116_Rl617_1_P2 chromosome 5, CSIRO_AGI_Rlap_v1, whole genome shotgun sequence genome contains:
- the LOC139847643 gene encoding uncharacterized protein translates to MSLFTPSMASQKPLAFVSKTSGYKKAATMKGRSTTTSNIKLLTNVEKLKLLTKAEKAGLLSAAEKAGFSLSSIEKLGLLSKAEELGVLSAATDPSTPSALLTLSLGLLALGPFLVFLVPEEYPWEIGLQVVVALVSVVGGSAAFAASNFVSNLQKSS
- the LOC139847642 gene encoding nuclear transport factor 2-like, whose amino-acid sequence is MAMQAKSPAVVVPSAQVIGHAFVEQYYHILHQSPELVHKFYQDSSILSRPNPNGLMSSVTTMQAIDEKIQSLDYNNYKAEINTADAQDSHQAGVIVLVTGCLTGKDNVKKKFAQTFFLAPQEIGYFVQNDVFRFVEQSSPSETTSVSVGSIVESASAELAVPNADANNASDNPTYDSSTKSSADDLNNEPQVFNPENNEGSGSNLKEEVVDEPVSVPINPIETSPPNSTATQEEKKSYASIVRVAKVTGSSGSSHVQTNNLRWAPANTDQHKSRPAKPSPEPDTSVPVADNGPESINVYDDVEGHSIYVRNLPMNATVVQLEEEFKKFGRIKSNGIQVRSNKHQGFCFGFVEFESLDSMQNAIKAPLIAIGNRQVVVEEKRTTTRVGGGGGGRGRFPSGRGGGFRGRGGYFGGRSFGRNEFRYQGEFPNRSKGPTGRNSGVYQRVDKNGGGKTHSSTK